Proteins encoded by one window of Antechinus flavipes isolate AdamAnt ecotype Samford, QLD, Australia chromosome 4, AdamAnt_v2, whole genome shotgun sequence:
- the LOC127560036 gene encoding DNA-directed RNA polymerase III subunit RPC5-like → MANEENDPVVQEIDVYLAKSLAEKLYLFQYPVRPASMTYDDVPHLSAKIKPKQQKVELEMAIDTMNLNYCRSKGEQIALNVDGTCTDETSTYSTKLMDKQTFCSSQTTSNTSRYAAALYRKGELHLTPLHGILQLRPSFSYLDKADAKHREREAANDAGDSSQDEAEEDIKQITVRFSRPESEQARQRRVQSYEFLQKKHAEEPWVHLHYYGLRDSRSEYERQYLLCRGPGMSESTELIRSPSEYLMMLMPPSSEEEKEKPLAPSNVLSLAQLRTLPLADQIKILMKNVKVMPFANLMSLLGLGTDSTSVLRCIQQVAMLVQGNWVVKSDILYPKDSSSPHSGVPAEGLCRGRDFVMWRFTQSRWVVRKEVATITKLCAEDVKDFLEHMAVVRINKGWEFLLPYDEDFIKKHPDVVQRQHMLWMGIQAKLEKVYSLLKETVPKTAEGQSVPVMLISGDQRVQAAKAKAQQNHLLLERELQWKKEQLQASSSVRMEEEQADKEEEPMDTSTCGSLRNKLANGLPTGRAMGGDTLNGHSPTGCGEAPMARELRAFVEATFQRQFVLTLSELKRLFNMHLASLPPGHTLFSGISDRMLQDTVLAAGCKQILVPFPPQTAASPDEQKVFALWESGDMSDQHRQVLLEIFSKNYRMRRNLIQTRLNQECGEDLSKQEVDKVLKDCCVSYGGMWYLKGTVQF, encoded by the coding sequence ATGGCCAATGAAGAAAATGATCCAGTCGTACAAGAGATTGATGTATACCTGGCCAAAAGCCTTGCTGAGAAGCTCTACCTATTTCAGTACCCTGTCCGTCCAGCCTCGATGACCTATGATGACGTCCCTCACTTATCAGCCAAGATTAAACCAAAGCAACAAAAAGTGGAGCTCGAAATGGCTATTGACACTATGAATCTCAACTACTGCCGAAGCAAAGGAGAGCAGATAGCACTTAATGTGGATGGCACCTGCACAGATGAGACAAGCACTTATTCCACGAAACTGATGGACAAACAGACATTCTGTTCTTCACAGACTACAAGCAACACTTCTCGCTATGCTGCCGCTCTCTACAGAAAAGGCGAACTTCACTTGACCCCTCTGCACGGCATCCTGCAGCTGCGGCCCAGCTTCTCCTATCTGGATAAAGCCGATGCCAAACACCGAGAGAGGGAGGCGGCCAATGACGCTGGGGATTCTTCTCAGGATGAAGCTGAAGAAGATATCAAGCAAATCACGGTGCGTTTCTCGCGGCCAGAGTCAGAACAGGCTCGCCAGCGGCGGGTTCAGTCTTATGAATTTCTCCAGAAGAAGCACGCTGAAGAGCCTTGGGTGCACCTGCACTACTATGGCCTGCGGGACAGCCGATCTGAGTACGAGCGTCAGTATCTTCTGTGCCGGGGCCCTGGGATGTCAGAGAGCACAGAGCTCATCCGATCTCCAAGCGAGTACTTGATGATGTTAATGCCTCCAAGCAgcgaggaagagaaggaaaaacctCTGGCTCCTAGCAATGTTCTGTCTCTGGCCCAGCTGAGAACGCTACCTTTGGCAGATCAGATTAAGATACTGATGAAGAATGTGAAGGTCATGCCTTTTGCCAACCTGATGAGCCTGCTGGGCTTGGGGACCGACTCAACATCTGTGCTGCGCTGCATCCAGCAGGTGGCGATGCTGGTGCAGGGAAACTGGGTTGTGAAGAGTGATATCCTGTACCCAAAGGACAGCTCCAGCCCTCACAGTGGGGTACCTGCAGAAGGGCTCTGCAGGGGTCGGGACTTTGTTATGTGGAGATTCACACAGAGTCGCTGGGTAGTGAGGAAGGAAGTAGCAACAATTACAAAACTGTGTGCAGAGGATGTAAAGGACTTTCTGGAACACATGGCCGTAGTGAGAATCAACAAGGGCTGGGAGTTCTTGCTCCCTTATGATGAGGACTTCATCAAAAAGCATCCAGACGTCGTTCAGCGGCAGCACATGCTGTGGATGGGCATCCAGGCTAAATTAGAAAAAGTCTATAGTCTTCTAAAAGAGACTGTGCCAAAGACTGCAGAAGGACAATCAGTGCCTGTTATGCTGATCTCTGGAGATCAGCGAGTCCAAGCTGCCAAGGCCAAGGCCCAGCAGAACCACTTGCTGCTGGAACGGGAATTACAGTGGAAGAAGGAGCAGCTGCAGGCCTCTTCCAGTGTGCGGATGGAGGAAGAGCAAGCTGACAAGGAGGAGGAGCCCATGGACACCTCAACCTGTGGCAGCCTCAGAAATAAGTTGGCCAATGGGCTTCCTACTGGACGAGCCATGGGAGGTGACACCCTCAACGGGCATTCCCCAACAGGCTGTGGGGAAGCACCCATGGCTCGGGAACTGAGGGCCTTTGTGGAGGCCACCTTTCAGAGGCAATTTGTGCTTACTCTGAGTGAACTGAAGCGCCTCTTCAACATGCATTTGGCCAGCCTTCCCCCTGGGCACACACTGTTTAGTGGCATTTCAGACAGGATGCTACAGGACACGGTGCTGGCTGCAGGCTGCAAACAGATTTTGGTGCCTTTTCCCCCACAGACTGCTGCTTCTCCTGATGAGCAGAAGGTGTTTGCACTCTGGGAGTCTGGAGACATGAGTGATCAGCATCGACAGGTTTTACttgaaatattttccaaaaattatCGGATGCGTAGGAATCTGATCCAGACTCGATTGAATCAAGAATGTGGAGAAGATCTCAGCAAACAGGAGGTGGATAAAGTGTTAAAGGACTGCTGTGTAAGCTATGGAGGCATGTGGTACCTTAAGGGAACAGTGCAGTTCTGA